A region from the Vicinamibacterales bacterium genome encodes:
- the trxA gene encoding thioredoxin has protein sequence MASDKVHTITDGNFDETINGGKPVLVDFWAEWCGPCRRLAPTVEELAGDYDGKVLVGKLNVDENPNTAFKFSIRGIPTLLLFKGGQVVEQVVGLADKDSLKKVIDKHVA, from the coding sequence ATGGCATCCGACAAGGTACACACGATCACGGACGGCAATTTCGACGAGACGATCAACGGCGGCAAGCCCGTGCTGGTGGATTTCTGGGCGGAATGGTGCGGCCCCTGCCGGCGTCTGGCGCCGACCGTGGAGGAGCTGGCCGGCGATTACGACGGCAAGGTCCTGGTCGGCAAGCTGAACGTCGACGAAAACCCCAACACCGCCTTCAAGTTCAGCATCCGGGGCATTCCGACGCTGCTGCTCTTCAAGGGCGGCCAGGTCGTCGAGCAGGTCGTCGGGCTCGCCGACAAGGACTCGCTCAAGAAGGTCATCGACAAGCACGTCGCGTGA
- the glgA gene encoding glycogen synthase GlgA, giving the protein MAKKPRDTKKPQDIKEPKAAAEPKVVKEPKAAKEPKAAKEPKAAKEPKAAKEPKAAKQPTAAKPAGAAPKRPAARTRAATAAASANASPAERADDALDILMITSEARPFAKTGGLADVAGALPQALARLGHRVTIAVPRYRGTETDGSAGEAAHVPFGMHEYPVRFIEQPVSDGVTAVLIDAPALYDRDGLYGDRSGEYGDNAFRFAVLSRGALEYARLRSRRYSAIHAHDWQGALAPVYARTVLRDDPFVGGVRTVLTIHNLAFQGAFDPKELTWIGLGADLYTPGVLEFYGRASALKGGVVFSDVITTVSPTYAREILTPDYGFGFDGILRTRAADLVGILNGIDTAAWNPATDRFLPVHFDAATLDRKPEIKRLLLERAGLTADAGAMRRPLIGIVTRLTHQKGCDLFAAAADRLMALDASWVMLGSGDGWCEDLWRQLAARFPQRVAAKIGFDEELAHLIEAGSDLFLMPSWYEPCGLNQMYSLRYGTLPIVRGTGGLEDTVVDADQPAGDANGFKFLHYTGEALIAAVERALEVYRNEPSRWRTLQQNGMRRDFSWDVSAREYVKVYRAQKRT; this is encoded by the coding sequence ATGGCCAAGAAGCCCAGGGATACAAAGAAGCCGCAGGACATCAAGGAGCCGAAGGCCGCCGCCGAGCCGAAGGTCGTCAAGGAACCGAAAGCCGCAAAGGAACCGAAAGCCGCAAAGGAACCGAAAGCCGCAAAGGAACCGAAAGCCGCAAAGGAACCCAAAGCCGCCAAGCAGCCGACGGCCGCGAAGCCCGCCGGCGCCGCGCCGAAGCGTCCGGCCGCCCGGACCCGCGCAGCGACCGCCGCGGCGAGCGCCAACGCGAGCCCTGCCGAGCGCGCGGACGATGCGCTGGACATTCTGATGATCACGTCGGAGGCGCGCCCGTTCGCCAAGACGGGCGGGCTGGCGGACGTCGCCGGGGCGCTGCCGCAGGCGCTGGCCCGGCTCGGGCACCGCGTGACCATCGCGGTGCCGAGGTACCGCGGCACCGAGACCGACGGATCGGCCGGGGAAGCGGCGCACGTGCCGTTCGGGATGCACGAATACCCCGTGCGCTTCATCGAGCAGCCGGTCTCGGACGGCGTCACCGCGGTGCTGATCGACGCGCCGGCGCTCTACGACCGCGACGGCCTCTACGGGGATCGCAGCGGCGAATACGGCGACAACGCGTTCCGCTTCGCCGTGCTGTCGCGCGGCGCGCTCGAGTACGCCCGGCTGCGCAGCCGCCGCTACTCGGCGATTCACGCGCACGACTGGCAGGGGGCGCTGGCTCCCGTCTACGCCCGCACGGTGCTGCGCGACGATCCGTTCGTCGGCGGCGTGCGAACCGTGCTCACGATCCACAACCTCGCGTTCCAGGGGGCGTTCGATCCGAAGGAGCTGACCTGGATCGGCCTCGGCGCCGATCTCTACACGCCCGGCGTGCTCGAGTTCTACGGCCGCGCCAGCGCGCTCAAGGGGGGCGTGGTGTTCAGCGACGTGATCACCACGGTCAGCCCCACCTACGCCCGCGAGATCCTCACCCCCGACTACGGGTTCGGCTTCGACGGCATCCTGCGCACGCGGGCCGCCGACCTGGTCGGCATTCTCAACGGCATCGATACGGCGGCATGGAATCCGGCGACCGACCGTTTCCTGCCGGTGCACTTCGACGCCGCCACGCTGGACCGCAAGCCGGAGATCAAGCGTCTCCTCCTGGAGCGCGCCGGCCTGACGGCGGACGCCGGCGCCATGCGCCGCCCGCTCATCGGGATCGTCACGCGGCTGACCCACCAGAAGGGGTGCGACCTGTTCGCCGCGGCTGCCGATCGGCTGATGGCGCTGGATGCGAGCTGGGTGATGCTGGGCAGCGGCGACGGCTGGTGCGAGGACCTGTGGCGGCAGCTGGCGGCGCGGTTTCCGCAGCGGGTTGCCGCGAAAATCGGCTTCGACGAGGAACTGGCGCACCTGATCGAGGCAGGCTCCGACCTGTTCCTGATGCCGTCGTGGTATGAACCCTGCGGCCTCAACCAGATGTACAGCCTGCGCTACGGCACCCTGCCGATCGTCCGCGGGACGGGCGGTCTGGAGGACACGGTGGTGGACGCCGATCAGCCGGCGGGCGACGCCAACGGGTTCAAGTTCTTGCACTATACGGGGGAGGCGCTGATCGCCGCCGTCGAGCGGGCCCTGGAAGTGTATCGAAACGAGCCGTCGCGCTGGCGGACTCTGCAGCAGAACGGGATGCGGCGCGATTTCTCCTGGGACGTTTCGGCTCGCGAATATGTCAAAGTGTATAGAGCGCAAAAGAGGACCTGA